gggaagCGGGAGTGTCCTTGCTTGGTACGCAACGCTTTAGCCCACCCATGAAGCTTTAATCTGAAATAACGGACAAAGTCTGACACTCCGGTTGCTGCCTCACGACTCGCAGAATCTCCCCTTGAAGGCTGCAGAGCCACAGGACGTGCAGATCCTCCCCCCGTCAGCGTGTTCTGTAGGTGAAGTCACccccttctgcttttctgactgTTCCAGGTGTGAGCTGTTCGACCAAAACCTGAAACTCGCCCTGGAGGTGGCAGAGAAGGCTGGACCCTTTGGACCTGGCTCATAGAGGAATCCCCAGATCTCACACAAACTCCTTTCCCTggagagcagggctgctgtCTGCCCCAGACGGCCTCTCATGGAGCTCTCTCCTCCACAGCAGAGAGTGCGCACCCCCAAAACATGCTTCATTGTCTCCCAAGGCACCGTTTTTATCACCCTGGTTGGAAAATTCACCTTAATCGGACCCGTCCCTACTGTTTACATTGGGCTGCAGAGGTTGTTCTGCTGttgcagctgtgctgcccttaggtgaaaaaagaaaagaaaaggtgtgGGTCTGTGTCGTTATCACAGCcgattattttctttcatttcagaattgtacatatgtatttttcctgtataGCTCTAACTTAAGGTTTTGCAGAGGGTTTCTGCACAGAATTAATAAACATTCCTTAAGGATGCGGAcggctgtttgttttctgtcgGGAGGGGAAAACTGCGCCTCAAGGATCAGCGCGTTCGGGTGGTTCTGCCCCATTTTCTGCAAGACAACCTGAGCCCTCGTGACAGTgctccatttttatttcacacaTAGTCAAAGATCACGTAATTCAGTACAAACCGTAATTAATTTCCACTGTTTTAATTAAGGCTGGCTACCTACTCTTGCAACCATGCTGTTCAGCAGAGGACCCGCACGCAGGTCCCTCGCAAGTTGAACTCGCCTCTTCCAGGGCCCTAAAGCAGTAAATccttttgggggaaaaaacaacaacgtCTGACAAAATTCCAGTTAAAAACCTGAGTCTGGTTATTGCGGACCccacactgaaaaaatacaatCTGAGGCTAGAAATGCGGTTTTTAGGAAACCCAGCTGCAGGAGcgggcaggcaggagctgccaggtCAGTTTTCCCAGCTGATTTTTCCAGCTGACGTGGCAGCTACTGCCCCTCGCAAATCATTAACTGACAGTTAATTGCCGAGACGAACAGTGAGCACAAAACCAAGCGTGACGTTACCTGAGGTCACGTTAGAGAACTTTTAGTGGGGAAGCTCAGGCGGCGCTGCCCGCTCGCTTcagcggcagcgctgccagaAAGAGGTACGTTAAATCATCGCGAATGTAAACTAGCAGAATTATCACATCTTGAGGGAAAAAAGTGATCGGCAGCAGGAACCTTGTGCCCTCGGGCATGTGACGAGAAATCGAGGTTGCAGCAATAGGTAAACTCACTCCGAGGCCAGTTAAACAAAGAACGAGCATCGTCCGCGTCAGCACGGGAGCGTCCTCTCCTCAGTCAGCCTTCTTGGGGACGCGGCCCATCTTGGTGCGGATATTGcgcaggaggaagaaaaccacGGTGCTGCCAGCGCAGGTGACCTCGGCCACCCAGAAGGCCGTGGCCCAGCTGTAGTGCTTGGCGATGGTGCTGAAGGGCAGTCCGGCCAGAAAGCCCCCAActgtgaggaaaaacaaaccaaaaccagcttgAGCATCTCAGTTACACCTGCCAAGACTTGGTTTTGCACgtataataaaaaaaacaagaCCTGTTTTTTCAACCCAGGGGCTGAACTGCGCTTCAGCATGCACACacgtgggttttgtttggtttttggggaaAAGCGCGTCACTCACTGTTGGCCATGAGGGCCACGATGGCATGGGAGGTGCCGCAGAGGTTGGTGGGGGCGCTCTCGTTGGCGATGACCCCGAACAGCGCGATGGGCCCGTACGAGCAGAACCCGAACACGGCTCCCAGCGTCAGGATCCACAGCTGGCAAGAGAAGTGGGGATCAGAGGTGAGATCTGCGCGTCCTCCCACTGTCACCCACCCACCAGCTGCTCACAAATCTTGGCCCTTCCGCATGGTTCAAGGAAGTTTCAACATTTTGGGGCTGACACCAGCTCCCTGTCTGCAGACAAAGAGCTCCAGCCTGCAGCAGACTCCACTGCACCCCTGCCACGCTGTCTCGTCAGCCAGCGCGagctcttccctctcctgcGGTTCTGACCGTACGCACCACATGTGGTTTTGTGAGAAAGAACCAGAATACCACAGAGAGATGGGCAACGAGCCCATGAAATCGCAGGAGAGAGCTGTGAATTGAGACACTGTTAAAAATCACCCTGGAGACACCAGCTAAAAGCTTTTCTCGTTGTAGACACAAGCGGCTGATCAGAGCCGCTGTCTGACAACCTCTATGTTACTGAACAAACACAGAAACGAACTCAAAGAAACCCAGCAGTGTGAACTTCAGTGTCAGCATACGCTCCAGGGAAACTACCTGGCTCAGAATTTATCAATCGCTTGTGGAAAGACAACAATGGAGAAGTAACTCGACCACCTCCAGATTACAGAATGCTTTTTGAACTATAAACACCACTTCGAGATGAAGCAGGAAGGTGTTTGCAGAAGCAGAATCATTCCTCCTGCCCTCGCTCGCAAGACCCCTTTAAACTGGCCACATTTTACCTGATGAACAAACGTCCTCAGAACTCTCCATACAAAAACTTACAAGTTTTATATtcagagcttttaaaatcagttaGTGTAATGATTATAAGAAAAGGTTTCTTTGACAAAACTTACAGTAATCATCTCAATGCCCTGGTTCTAAGTTCTGCAGTGCTAACCAACCTCCCGCAACAGGGAAAAGGCAGAGCAGCGAAAGCAGAAacaggcagagggagaaaaaacgCAAGGCAGAAACCTCATGTTCTTTTAGGCCTGTGAGATCAGCTAGAGGTTGCAAGGCTACAGTCCAGAAGTGATTGtcctgaaggagaaaaaaaaggaaaaaggagaacagAAGTTTCATTTACTCAGCAGTTGTGACAGCAGAAGCCAAACCTGAGCGAGTCAGcgtgctgctccacagcacaaAGGAAATGCAAACTTACAGTTCTTAGGAAGAAAACCCCCTCAGTCCCCGTCAGCAAACCCCCCCCGTTACCGGGCTGTCCCCGCAGCATGGGTTACCTGGGGAGAGTCGCCCGTGACCGTGACCCTGAAGAGGAACATGGAGGCGCACATCCCGGCCATCATGGAGAGCAGCAGCGCATGCCGAGGGTTCCCGTAGGTCGACAGACCGACCTGTGAAGCAGGAGGGAAATTGCGGGTTGCAAACCAAGGATTCCATCCACTTTATACTTGTGGTAACTAACGGTGCCCACAGCCTGTCAGGAACACGGGTGGCACATCAAAAGCCTTTTTGCAAGATTTGGCTCTAGGGCTGCCTGCAGTCAGGCTGTGCTGAACAAGCAGCTCTTAGTGACAAGTGATATTTCTCTGTTATTGACTGCACCGTATTTCCACCCTGAATTCAGCTTCAGATCCCACCACTGCATTTTAATGTGGgtcgtttggtttttttttggtcagaagaCAAGGATCAACAATCAGATCTCTTTCAACACGAAAATCTGCAGAGCACAGTAACACCAACAGATTAACCATCTGAAACCCGATGGGCATATCGCAGTCCCTAACATTGGCATTCATATTTCCCAAAACCTTCCAGGGCATTCAGCAGCCGCAGAAGACGGAGGAAAGGAATGTGGCACTGAGAACGGCCATTTTCTAGTGTGAGGCGACGGCTCCCTGCTCTTTAAGTGCTCGCAAAGAAGCCAAAACAAGCTGCAAGGTTTCTGAAGCAGCTGATGCTCTGCGAGCTGCCCAGCACATCGGAGGGCCCGGATTACTCACTCTTGCCACTGCTCTGTCAGACAGGAACCCGGCAGCGAtgctccccaccagccccccgATCTCCAAGGCGCTCATGTAGGAACTGCCTGGAATGCGAGTGAAAGCAAAGGACAGGGCGTCAGGGCTGGTCACAGCGGTCACCCGGCGCACCCAGTCCAGCCACAAACCTTAAAAAAGCTCTGGTTCTTACCCACAAGCATCGACTGTCCCCTCTCCTGGATAAGGAAGAGCTGTCCCCAGTCGGTGCAGCACGTCTTCACTCCAAAAACCACCAGGTAGCCTGTGGAGAGCACCCAGAGGTACggagagagcagcagctccgtCAAAGTGCTGTTGTCACTGGAGGAACCTGCAAGGAAGATGAGGAGAAGCGTTACTGCTGCTCGAGCCACGGTGACGCTGCAGACGGCTGCGAGCGGATCCAGGCACAGGGGCACAGTCACGGCCGCTGGCAGAGAATGGCTGCACCTCCCCCTTGTTCTGGGTGTGCCGAGATTTCA
This region of Caloenas nicobarica isolate bCalNic1 chromosome 26, bCalNic1.hap1, whole genome shotgun sequence genomic DNA includes:
- the SLC37A4 gene encoding glucose-6-phosphate exchanger SLC37A4, giving the protein MAGGGYGRYRAVIFGAMFVGYTLYYFNRKTFSFVMPAVMAEVPLGKDDLGLVTSSQAAAYAVSKFVSGVVSDRASARGLFAAGLLMVGLVNVLFARSAGVAAFAGLWFLNGLAQGLGWPPCAKILRKWFEPSQFGTWWAILSASMNLAGGLGPIVAALVSLHYDWRTTLSFSGFLCVVVSFICLVLIKNEPADVGLPNIEPGAKKGKKGSSSDNSTLTELLLSPYLWVLSTGYLVVFGVKTCCTDWGQLFLIQERGQSMLVGSSYMSALEIGGLVGSIAAGFLSDRAVARVGLSTYGNPRHALLLSMMAGMCASMFLFRVTVTGDSPQDNHFWTVALQPLADLTGLKEHELWILTLGAVFGFCSYGPIALFGVIANESAPTNLCGTSHAIVALMANIGGFLAGLPFSTIAKHYSWATAFWVAEVTCAGSTVVFFLLRNIRTKMGRVPKKAD